The following nucleotide sequence is from Myxococcaceae bacterium JPH2.
CTCCTGGGCAGCGCCTCGCTGGCGGTGGGGACGTTTGGCTCCGCGCTGTCTCGCAACCAGCTCATGGCGGCGATCACCTCCGCGGTGATGTTGGTGGCGCTCATCCTGTGTTGGCTGTTGGCGCGCATCACCGAGCAGCCGCTGTCGGAGGTCTTCAGCGCCTTGTCGCTCTGGAATCAGCACTTCCCTCCGTTCCAGTCCGGACTCATCCACACGCGTGACGTCGCCTACTACCTCGTCGTCACCTACGTGGCGCTGTTCGCGGCCACGCGGGTGGTCGAGGCGCGGAGGTGGCGATGAGCGCGCGCAAGGCTTCCTCGGGCCTGCCCGTGACGTGGGCCTATGTCGTGGGACTGCTGCTCGTCTTCGTGGGCGAGCGCATCGTGGGGGCGGGCTCCGCGCGGTGGGGCCTCTCCTGCGTGGGGGCCGCGCTGGCGTTGGGGGCCGGGGCCTGGCGCTTCGCGCGACTGCGCGCCGCTCAGGGCGAGCGCCGCACCCTCGAGTCGTGGGTGCTGGGCCTCTACGGCGTGGGGCTCCTGGCGCTGGTGCTCTACTTCTTCCAGTCCGACGTGGGGGCCTCGCTCCTGGGCGAGCCGCTGTCTCGTCGCGCGCCTCGGCTGGCCGTGGTGCTGGCCGCGATCCATCCCGCGCTGAGCGTCTGCGCGTTGGTGCCGCTGGCGCTGGTGGAGCTGGCGGCCGCGGCGATGGCGCGTGCACCGGTGCCGGAGACGGGCCGCGTGCGCGGTGCGCTGTTCTCCGGGCTGGGGCTGTCCTTCGTGCTCGTGTTTGCCTTTGCGGCCATGTACGTGGCGACGCAGGCGGATGTCACCTGGGACCTGTCGTACTTCCGCACCGCGCGCCCGGGCGAGTCCACGCGCAAGCTGATGCGCGGCCTCAACGAGCCTCTCCAGGTGACGATGTTCTTCCCACCCGCCAACGACGTGGGTGAGGCGGTGCGGCAGTACTTCCGCGACCTCGCGCCCGAGAGTCCGCAGCTCCAGCTGGAGCGGCTGGACCAGGCGGTGGACCCCGCGAAGGCGAAGGCGCTGGGGGTCTTCAACAACGGCTCCGTGGTGCTGGCGCGGGGAGAGCGCCGCGAGCTCCTGACGCTGGGGCTGGAGCTGGAGCGCGCGCGTGGACAGCTCCAGAAGTTGGACCAGGAGGTCCAGCGGCGGCTGCTCGCGGTGGCGCGTCCGCGTCGCGTGGCCTACTTCACGGCGGGCCACGGCGAGCGCGCCGACACGCGCCCGGTGCAGGGCGAGACGCCGCGCCCCTCCGTGTCGCAGCTCAAGGAAGTGCTGCGCGCGCAGAACGTGGATGTGCGACCGCTGTCGGTGGTGGAGGGGCTGGGCTCCGAGGTGCCTCGCGACGCCTCGGTGGTGGCGGTGATGGGCGCGGCGAAGGACTTCATGCCCGAGGAGCTGAAGGCCCTGCGCGATTACTGGGAGCGCGGCGGTCGGCTGTGGCTGGCGTTGGAGCCGGATGGCGCCGACTTCCAGCCGCTGCTGGCGGCGCTGGGGCTCAAGTCCGAGCGCACGCAGTTGGCGAATGATCAGGTGTACTTCCGCACCGCGCAGCAGGTGAGCGACCGAGGCAACCTGGGCACGGCGAGCTTCTCGTCGCATCCCTCGGTGTCGTCGCTGTCCGCCATGGGCGGGCAGGCGCCGGTGGCGATGATGGGCGCGGGCGTTCTGGACGTGCTGTCGCCGCTGCCCGCGGGGCTCTCGCTGGACGTGAGCGTGCGCGCGCACGGCGCCACCTTCGCGGACACCAACGGTGACTTCACGCCAGACCCGGGCGAGGCGCGGCGCCCCTGGCCGCTGGTGGTGGCGGTGGAGAAGCCGGCCTCGGGAACGGTGAAGGAAGCGGCGCGCGCGGTGGTCATGGCGGACGCGGACGCGCTGGTCGACGGCGTGCTCACCAACCGAGGCAATGCCTATCTCGCGGTGGACACGCTGCGCTGGCTCACGGGCGAGGAGGCCCTCTCCGGCGCGACGTCCTCCGAGGAAGACCTGCCGCTGCAGCACACGCGGGACCAGGACGTGGCGTGGTTCTACGTGACCGTCTTCCTGGTGCCCGCCGCGGCGATGGCGGTGGGCTTCGGGGTGACGCGGCGTCGAGGGCGGCGTGCGCCGCGCGCGACCGAGGCCTCGGCGGGAGGTGCGCGATGAAGGCAGCAGGCGTGGCCCTGCAAGGGGCCCTGGCGGTCGCGGCGCTCGTGGCCGCCTTCTTCGTGTGGCAGCGCGAACCCGAGGGCACTCCCGGCGAGGTGACGGTGCTGGACGTGCCCGCGCGCTCGCTCGACCTCCTCCGCTACGAGGACGAGGCTCGCTTCGTGGAGCTGTATCGGGACGGGACCGACCGGGACGCGTTCTGGTTGCGGTTGGGCACCAAGCCGCCCAAGCCCATCCCGGGCATCGACGCCGCGGCAGATGGTGGTGTGGCGGCGACTCCGCCCAAGCCCGCGGAGCCCCTGCTTCCCCCGCGCGAGCTGCGCGCCAACGACGTGGCGGTGAAGCTCTTTGGTCGGTTCGCGCCCCTGCGCGCGCAGCGCTCGCTCGGGGACCTGGACGCGAAGAAGCTGGAGGAGGTCGGGCTCACGCACAGCGAGCGCAAGCTGACGCTGACCCTGGGCGGCAAGCCCGAGGTCTTCGCGCTCGCCTCGCCCGCGGGGGGCTGGGGGACGCCGTACCTGCGCCGTGAGTCGGACGGCCGCGTGTTCCTCCTCGGCCCATCGCTCTTGCCAGACCTGGACGCGGCGGCCAGTCGGTTGGTGGATCGGCGGCTGCACACCTTCGAGGCGGGCGAGTTCGACCGCGTGGTCGTCACCACGGGCGGGGTGTCGCGCGCATACCGGGCCTCGGGGATGGCCGGTGGGACGGTGCGGCTGTCGCCGGTGGAGGCGCCGGACACGCCCGATGAGTTCGCGCGCAACTGGCATGACCGCGTGTGGCGCATGGTGCCCTTGGACTTCCTGGGGCGCGGCGAGTCGCCGACGACGGGCGAGCCCCAGCCTCAGTTCCGCGTGACGTACCAGCGAGGCGAGCGCGTCCTGGGCGAGCTGACGGTGGCGCGCACGCCGGATGGCACGTACTACGCGAAGACCGAGCACGCGCCAGGCTGGGCCCGTCTGCAAGCGGGCATCGAGCCCTGGGTGCAAGAGGCCGCGAAGGTGAGCGCGGCGGGTGTCCACTGAGCGCGGACCTCAGTCCACGTCGAGCCGTCGCTGCACGAAGCTGTAGGGCGGCCAGGGCCCGGTGAGGCGGAACGCATAGGCCTCCGTGCGCGTGGCCAGCGCGCGCACGCGGGCCTCGAAGGTCGCCAGCTCCTCTCGGTCCACCAGGAACGATGCGTTGAGGAGCATGTGTTCGCCGAGCGGCGGATCCTCGCGCAGGGACGCGGCCAGGGGACGCAGGTCCGCAATCACCGTGGCCATGTCTCGCGTGGCGCGTTCGGACACCGCGGCCTCGAGCCGGGCCGCGTGCGCGCCCTCGGGCTCCGCGGGATGTCGCGCGAGCGCTGGTGCTTCCATCTCCACCTGACGGGCGAGGTGCTCGCGGTGGCAGCGCACCTTGAGGCCCAGCTCCAGCCGGCCGTGGATCATCTCCAGCGCGCGTGACAGGGGCTCACGCGCCGCGCGCAGCACCTCGCGCACGCGTGAGAGCGAGGGCAACACCGTGCCGAACGCCACGGGCAAGAGGGTGTGGTCGCGCAGCACGGCCTCGGTGACGCGCTGGTGCACCAGCAAGTGCGTGCGCGTGGGCGCGATGCGCGGGCCCGGTGACTCGGACACCAACGCGGCCATGCCCGCTTCGTGCACGGTGCGCACGGACGCGGGCGGCGCCCCCAGGCCGATGCGTCCCAGGTCGAGCGGAGCGCTGGCGCGCAGGATGCCGTAGACGTACTGCGGGCACTCTCCTTGGGCGGCGTCCTCCTCGGTCGCGGGGTCGATTCCCATGAGGCGCTCGCCACTCAGCCGACTTGCACGCGGGCCCGTGTGGCCAGCACGCGCCGGACCTCGTCCACCAGCGCGTCCGGCAGACAGGGCTTGGTGACGAAGGCATCGCAGCCCGCGCCGCGCGCTTCGTCGGACTGGCCTGTCATCGCGTGACCGGTGAGCGCCACCACGGGGATGGTCTGCGTGCGCGTGTCCTGCTTCAGCCGCCGCGTGGCCTCCCACCCGTCGATGATGGGCAGCGACAGGTCCATGAGGATGACGTCCGGCAGCAGCTCGAACGCCTTGTCCAGCGCCTCCTGGCCGTTCTTCGCCTCGGCCACGCGGAACCCGGAGTACTCGAGGTACTCCGCGTACATCTCGCGCGCGTCCTCGTAGTCGTCGACGACCAGGACGAGGGGTTTGGGGGGAGCGGTGGGGAGGGTCATGTCCGTCTCGCACGTCGGGGGAAGTGCAGGGTGAAGGTCGAGCCGTGGCCTGGAGCGCTCTGGAGGGTGACGCGCCCTCCCAGCATGGTGGCCAGGCGCCGACAGATGGAGAGCCCCAGGCCCGTTCCTCCGTAGGCGCGCGTGGGGGAGCTGTCCACCTGCTGGAAGTCCTCGAAGATCTTCTCCTGATAGGCGGGGTCGATTCCAATCCCCGTGTCCACCACGGCGATGGCGAACGCGTCCACCTGCGCGGTGTATTCGGCCGTGACTTGCACCGAGCCCTCGTGCGTGAACTTCAGCGCGTTGGACAACAGGTTGAGGACGATCTGCTTCACCTTCTGCCTGTCACTGTGCACGGGCAACAAGCCCGAGCCCAGGTGCGTGCCCACCGTCAGGTGACTGCGCGCGATGATGGGGTCCATCTCCGCCGTCACTTCCTGCAGCAGCTCGGGGAGGCCGAAGTCCGACAGGTGCAGTGGCATGCGCCCCGCTTCGATGCGGGTGATGTCGAGAATCTCGTTGATGACCTCCAGCAGGTGCCGCCCGTTGGAATCGATGCGGGTGAGGTTGCGCTTCTGGGAGGAGGACAGGTCGCCCGAGACGCCCTGCAGCAGCATGTTGGTGTAGCCGAGGATGGCGTTGAGGGGCGTGCGGAACTCGTGCGACATGTTGGCCAGGAACTGCGACTTGGCCGCGCTCGCTTGCTCCAACTGGATGGCCTGGCGCCGCAGCTTCTCGTTCTGCTCGGCCAGCTCCGCGGTGGCCACCTGCACGCGCGCCTCCAACTGCGTGGACACATCCTTCAGGCGCTCCAGCAGGCGCGCCTTCTCCAGCGCCTCGGTGCGGTCCTGAAAGAGGGTGACCACGCCCGTCAGTTCGCCGCTGTCGCCGAGCACCTTGCTGGCCACGGCCTCCATGGGGAGCGTGGCGCCCGCGGCGGGATCCACCAGGATGAGCTGCCCACGACAGCGCAGCGTGGTGCCCCCGCCCAGGAGTCCGGAGAGGAACGCGGAGAACTGCGCGTCGTTGGCGCGGACGCGTCGTTGGGCGGCCTCGCCCGCGTCCGGGGGCAGGGCGAAGAGCTTCTCCGCCGGGTCGTTCATCATCACCGTGCCGCCCGCTGGATCCGTCAGGATGATGGGGTCCGCCACCGAGTCGAGCACGCGGTCCAATCGATGACGCTCGCTGCGGGCCTCTCGCTCGGTGGCGCGCAGGCGGCGGTAGCTCTCGCCCAGCGCCTGGGTGGCGCGCCCCAGGTCCGTCACGTTGCGCAGCACACTCACCATCGCCTCTCGACCATCTGGACCGCGCACGGGCGTGCTGACCAGCTCGAAGTGCAGGTCCGTGCCCTCCACGGGATCCACCAGGGGCACCTCGCGGCGGCGCACCGCGTCCGCGCCCGCGCCCGCCACCAAGGCCGCGGCGAACACGCGCTGGTTCAGCTGCACCGCGCGGCGACGACCTGGACGTGAATCGGGTGCCACCACGAGCAGCATCTCGGCGCGCGCGTTGGCCAGGTGCGGCTGTCCCTCCATGTCCGTGAGCAGGATGGGGTCCGCCACCGAGTCGATGATGCGGCGCAACAGCCCATCCGGCTCCCACAGCCGCGCGGGCGGCCCGCCGCCGCCGAGGAGCTGACGCGCGAGCTGCGGCCCCAGGCATGACGCCAACCACGGCACATCGGGCGGCAGCATCTCCGTGGGGGACGTCACCACGAGCAGCCCCACGGTGTGCCCGCCCGCGCGCGCCAGCAGGGGCACGGTGAAGAAGCCGCCGCCCTGCGAGGGGGGCAGCAGCGACTGGAGTCCAGGCGCCAGTCCGCGCGTGGCGGCGGGACCCATGGGGACGCTGAGCGCGAACGCGCTGTGCGCCAAGGCGTGGACGAGCGCGTCCTGCTGCGCGGGAAGGAGTCCATGAGCGGCCAGGCACAGCGGCCCGCCATCCGGCGAGTCGAGCGACAGGCACGCCACGGGGGACAGGTGGGCCTGATGGACGAGCCACTCCACCGACGCCTCGGCGCACGCCTGCGCCCCGTCGCACGTCAGCAGCCGCTCGGCGAGCGACAGCCGCGCCGGAGCGTCCGGAGGCACGACGGATGGCAGCGGGGCAGGGGCGGCCACGGCCTTACGCTCCGGGGACCGGGTCGAGCGGGTGGTGGCCTCGGGCGTCAGGTCCAGACGTGTGGCGCGCATCCCCGCCCGGCGCTTCCACGTGGCGCGCGCCCGGGGCGGGCTCCCACGACGCTCCCGGGTCGAGCCGCAGCCCCCGGTCCAGCACGCGATCCAGCACGTCAACGAGGCTGGCGCTTCCGGTGGTTCGTTCCACGGCCATCCGTGTGCGCTCCTGGGCTCCCGGGGGGCGCGGACCCGGCCCGTCACTCTTCTAGCGCGAGGGCCACCGCCGCCCCAGAGCGGCCCGTTCGCCTGCCGCGACTTGCGAACACCGTGGGCTCGCCACTGTTGGCTCTCGCACACGCCCGGCGCGCCGCGCGTGGACGGGATTTCATTGGACCCACGCCGGGCCGAGGGCAGCATGGGGCGCCCATGCCTCGCCTCGCGAAGTCGTCCTCCGTCCCGCTCCTCCCTGATGCCTGGTCTCCCGCCGCTCGCCGCGCGCTCGTGAAGGCGGATCCCGTGATGGGGGCGCTGATGAAGAAAGTGGGCCCCCTGCGGCTGGAACTCAGCCCGCTGCACAGCCCCTTCGAGGCGCTGGCGCGCGCCATCGTCTACCAGCAGTTGCATGCCCGAGCCGCGTCCACCATCTTCGGCCGCGTGTGCGAGCGCGTGGGCCACGGCAAGGCCTTCACGCCGGAGAAGGTGCTGGCCACGCCGGAGACGGCGCTGCGCGAGGCGGGCCTGTCCGCCAACAAGCTGGCCGCGCTGCTGGACCTGGCGCGCAAGACGCAGGATGGCACCGTGCCGCCCCTGGCCCGCGTGCGGCGCATGTCCGACGCGGACCTGGTGGAGCACTTCACCCAGGTGCGAGGCATTGGCCCGTGGACGGTGGAGATGCTGCTCATCTTCCGCCTGGGGCGCCCGGACGTGCTGCCGGTGGATGACTACGGCGTGCGCAAGGGCTTCATGCTCGCGTACCAGCAGGACGAGATGCCCAAACCCAAGGCCCTGCTGGAGTTCGGCGAGCGCTGGCGTCCGTGGCGCACCGTGGCGAGCTGGTACCTCTGGCGCGCCACGGAGCTGCCTCCGGACTCCTTCAAGTGAGGCGAGGGCTCAGTCGGAGGCCGTCGTCACGCGCACGAAGCGGATGTAGCGCCGGTCCGTGCTGACCGCCGCGATGACATAGCCCTGCGCCCAGCCGCCATCCAGCTCGGACACGAAGCCGGAGATGTAGAGGCGGTTGCTGTTGCGGGAGATCTGCGTGATGTACGCCACCGCGCCGTCCACGTCGTCCGCGGTGGGCATCTGCTGGAACAGGACCTGTCCGCGCAGCGTGGTGACCAGGTCGGCGAGCGTGATGGGATAGAAGTCATCCGACTGCTCGTAGGCGCGCGGATACGCCACGGCGAAGTACGCGTCCTTGAGGGTCTCGTTGTTGGCCACGCCCTGCCCGTTGGGGATGTAGCCCTCCGCGATGCGCGAGGCCCCCGCCAGCGGCCCCGCCGAGCCGTACAGCGTCGCGGTGCTCGTGGTGACGAGCGTCACGCCCTGCGGCGCCACCGGGCCCGCGTCGTACAGCTCGTAGAAGTCCCCAAGGTACTTGATGGCCGGGCCGTTGATGCCCGTCTTCCACGTGGAGTCCGCCAGCTTCGTGCCCAGGTAGGTGTGCTCGGCGGCATCCACCACGTGGTCATCGTTCTGGAACGCGCTCAGCGCCGCCGTCATCTCGGCGCGGGTGATGGAGGTGCCGCCCGGGCTGGCCGCGGTGCGGGCCGTGGCGACCTGCGCCTCGAAGGCCGGCACGGACACGCTCACGCCTGCCAGGGCCACGGGTGAGGCCAGCAGCACCGCGCTGGCGACGAGAGAACTCAGAGTCTGGCGCTTCATGTCGGGACCTCGTGCATTCCGAGCCCAGGAGAGCCCGGGAGGGTGGTAATTCACCCCAAGCTCTAGCACGAGATTATTGCGGGAAATCCGTCAAAACTCGGTGCCGGCTCCACTGCTCCTCGGCTGGGGCGTGGGGGCGGGAGTGGGCGCCAGTGGCGCGGAGCGGCGCAGGGGCGCTAGCAGGGCGAGGAAGCCCACGGAGAGCCCGAGCCCGAGCATGAACACGCTCGCGTAGCCCCAGCCGCCGTGGTGGGCATCCGCGAGCCAGCCTCCGAGGAAGCCGGCCACGCCCTTGCCGGCGGTCTCCACGCTGGCCAGCAGCGTGTAGTGCGTGGCGCCGATGAGCGGATCCACGCGCGACATCATGAAGGCGAACATCGCGGTGGTGAGGGCGCCGCCGAAGAACTCCTCGGCCAGGGTGACGGCGATGACGTTCGTGTCGGTGACGCCGGAGTGCGCCAGCAGCCAGCGCCCCGCGAGCGGCACCAGCCGCAGCGTGCCGGTGATTGCCACCGCCTTGAGCAGGGGCACGCGCGAGGCGAGCAGTCCTCCCGCCACGGAGCCGATGAGCGACGCCCCGATGCCCCACGTTCCCACCAGGAGGCCGATCTGCGCGGGCACGTAGCCGGAGTCGACGAGGAAGGACTTGTAGATGACGTCCGACATCGTCTCGCCCAGCTTGTACGTGAGGACGAACAGCAGCAGCCAGCCGGTGCCGGGCATGCGCAGGGCGTGGACGATTTCACCGCGCACCTCGCGCCAGGTGCGCTTGGCTCCCAACGGCACGCCCGTGCTTCGCGGCGGTGGCTCCCGGAAGGCGGCGACCCAGCCGAACACCGCCAGGCACAACCCGGCCATCGCGAGGAAGAGGCCCGACCAGCCGATGTGCGCGCTCGCCCAGACGAGCAGCCCGCCCCCGGTCATCATCCCCAGCTTGTAGCCCACCACCTGCGCGGCGTTGCCGAGCCCCAGTTCCTCCGGTTCGAGCGTGTCCACCGCGAAGCCGTCCACCGCGATGTCCTGCGTGGCGGCGAAGAGGTTCATGAGGAAGATGCAGCCAAACAGGAGCGGCAGCGAGCCCACGTCCACGGCCAGCGAGGCGCACACGCACGCGCTCGCGAGCAAGGCCTGCATGGGGAGGATCCACGACTTCCTGCGGCCGATGCGCTCCGAGGAGTAGCGGTCCACCAGGGGCGCCCACAGCGCCTTGGCCATCCACGGAGAGGCGAGGAGGCCGAGAAAGCCAATGGCGGCCAGCGAGGCTCCGCGCGCGCGCAGGTACACGGGCAACGCGTTGACCTGGAAGCCGAAGGGCATGCCCTGCACGAAGTACAGCGCGCACAGCAGCCTCAGGCGAGACGAGGGAAGTCGCATGTCGCCCCGCAGCATAGAGCCTCTCCCGCCGTGGGGCGGCATGGCTCCTCCCGCCGCGTGGCGGCCCGGGGCCTATACTCGGCCGTTCCCTCCGTTCACGGAGCAGCCCCATGGCAGAGTCGGTTCCTGGCGCAGGTCTCATCGTGGTGACGGTCTCCTCCGAGCACGAGTTGGAGGCGGACCACGTGGACGCCATCGTGGATGTGCGCGCGACCGCGTTCTTCACGGGAGGCGCGGCGCTGACCAATGCGAAGGAGGTGCTCGCGCTGGTGCGCCGGCTGGAGGAGCTGGGCGTCTCCAAGGACGCGTTCTCGCTGGAGGCGGTGCACGCGGAGATGAACGAGGGGCTGCTCACCCGGTCGTCCTCGGCGGTGTACACGCTGCGCATCCGCCTGGACGTGCTGGAGCGCGTGGCGGACGTGCTGGCGGCGTTCACCGGCTTGAAGCAGGCCACGCTGCGCGAGCTGCGCTGGGGCTACGCGCGCGAGACGGAGGCGCGCGAGGGGTGGCTGGAGGAGCTGGCCCGCGCGGCGCTTCGCCAGGCCCGCCGCGTGGCGGATGGCCTGGGCACGCGGCTGGTGGGCACGAGCCGCTTCGCGGAGAAGGTGACGGTGGTGCAGGCGCCGGTCGCTCACGGCGCCTACGACTCTGGAGCCATCAAGTCCCGGAGCTACGGCGGCGGACGCCCGGACCTGGGCTTCACCGTGGCGCACCGCAAGCGGATGTCGGTGGAGGCCACGGTGGAGTTCCACACCGTGCCCGCCGCGTCCTGACGGCGCGGCGGCGCGGACACCGCTCAGGGCGTCTTGGTGGGGTGCTCGGCGTAGTGCATGACCATCTGCTCCAGCCGCGCGAGCGCCTTGTCGAGCGTCTCCTGGGACGGCCCGAAGGACAGGCGCACGTAGTTGCGGAACCGTGAGGTCCGCATGCGGCGCTTGCCGGGGTTCACGTCGAAGAACTCACCGGGCACGGCGATGATCTTCTTCTCCAGCGCGGCGCGGAAGAAGCCCATGCCGTCATTGAGCGGCGCGGGCAGGCCAGACACGTTGCCCCACACGTAGAACGTCCCATCCGGGGCGCGGTCCGTGCGGATGCCCAGCCGCTCCAGGCGCGAGTGGAAGCGGTCGCGCTTCTCGCGGAACACCGTGTGGATGGCGTTCGTCTCGGCCACCACGGCGTCCTCCTGGAGCAGGGGGATGGCCGCGCGCTGGAGGGGGCGGCTGCCACCGCCGTCGAGGAAGCTGCCCGCGCTCGACACGGCCTCGATGACCTGCCGTGGACCAATCGTCCACGTCATGCGCCAGCCCGGGTAGCGCCAGTTCTTGGTGAGGCCGTCGAAGATGACCACGGGGTCGCGGTTGACGTCCTCCACGTAGCGCGCGGCGCTCTCCACGGGCAGGTGGCCGGGGCGGCCCGTCCAGATGTAGTGCGAATAGAACTCGTCGATGAGCAGCGTGCAGTCCTGTTCGCGCGCCACGCCGACCCAGCGGGCCATCTCCTCGCCCTGCACCAGCTTGCCGGTGGGGTTGCACGGGTTGGAGAAGAGCAGGGCGGACAGGCCGCGTCCCTGCACCTCGCGCCGCAGGTCCTCGTGGGTGAATGCGTAGCCGCGCTCGCCCTCCAGCAGGATGGGGATGGCGGTGAAGGCCTTGAAGACATCCAGCAGCTCTTCATAGGCCGTGTAGTCGGGGAGGAAGTGGCCCAGGTTCACCGAGCCCAGGCTCGCCGCGGCGCGGGTCAGGGCCGCGCGGCCACCACCGGACAGGCACACGTTCTCCGCGCTGTACTGGCTGGGCATGCCCCGGCGGTAGAGCCGGTTGTAGAGCGACGCGATGGCCTCGCGAATCTCCCACAGGCCCGCCACGGGGGCGTACTCCTGGTCCGCCACGTCCACGGTGACGGTGTGGAGGCGGGGAGGGGCTCCGGGCAGGTCGCCGGTCTCCGGCTGTCCCTGCCCCAGGTTGCACCACTCCGGGTCTCCGGACTTGTAGCCGCGGCGGCTGGCCTCGGCGGTGACATAGATGACGCCCGTGCGTGGCACGGAGCGGAAGGCATGAAGGGTCCCGTCGTCGCTCACGGCCGCGCACGCTAGCGGACTTGGGGCCCGGGCGCTGTGACTTCCGCTGAGCCCTCCAAGAGAGAAGGGCGGCCCACCAGCCGGCGGGCCACCCCCTCGCTCAGCCTCGGCGCCTGGGACTCAGGTCTCCAGCGAGGCGCGCAGGAACCAGGCGTGCTTCTCGAACTCGGTGATGATGCCGGTGAACAGGTCCACCGTGTCCGTGTCCAGCTGGCCCTCGGCCAGCTTGCGGCTCTCGCGCAGGCCCGCGAGGTACACCTCGATGCGCTCGGCCAGGAGCTTCACGTGCTCCAGGTCGCGCGAGGTCTCCTGCGGGTACTCCGCTAGCCGGCTCGCCTTGGCCACGTGGCGGCTGGTGCCGTAGGCGCGCCCGCCCAGGGTGACGGCGCGCTCCGCGATGGAGTCATTGTGGTTGGCCAGGCTCACCGCGAACGTCTCGAACAGCGGGTGGAGCGCGGCGAACTGCGGGCCCTTGATGTTCCAGTGGGCGACCTTGATTTGCGAGTGCAGGTCGAGTCCGTCCGCGAGCCGCTCGTTGAGCGTCTGCGACAGCGCGGTGCGGGCCTGCTCGGGAAGGGGGCTCGGGCTCTTGTAGAGAGACATGGCGGGGTTTCCTTTGGCTTTCGTGAATGTGCCCGATTGGATGCACGGGGCCGGAAAAGGAAGCGCCCTTCGGTGCGAACACCGAAGGGCGCCAGGGAACAGCGCACCAGGAGGTGAGGCCTGGCGTTACGACTCCAGACCCACCGCCGCGGCGTGGACCACGGCCGCGATGCGGACCGCGTCATGCACATGGTCTTCGGTCAGGCCGCCATCCAGCACGACCTTCTCGTGAGCGCGCATGCACATCTCGCAGCCGTTGATGGCGCTGACCGCGAGGCAGACCAGCTCGAAGTCCACCTTGTTCGTCAGCACCTGCGCGAGCCGGTTCATCCGCAGTCCCGCACGCTTGCTCGAGTAGGACTCCTTCCCGATCATGTGGCGGAACCGGTAGTAGACGTTGTTCATCGCCATCAGCGAGGCCGCGGCGCGCGCATCCTCGATGACGGGCTCCGGGTTCGTGAGGGCCTTCTTCGCCTCTTCGAGCAGGGCTTCCTTCAGCCGATCATTCCGAGCGGCGAAGGCGCATGCGACGGCCACGCCCCAGCGCTGCTCGGGCGTCAGGCTGCCCCCCTCCAGTACTGCGGAGAGGTTGAGGCGGGTGTCCTTGTGGGCGTCCGCGAGTTCGCCGCGGACGACTTCGAGCGAAGCCATGATGGATTACCCCGCCTTCATCTTCTGGGTCAGGGTCTCCTGGCCCTTCTCCCAGTTGCACGGGCACAGCTCGTCCGTCTGCAGCGCGTCCAGCGTGCGGACGGTCTCCTTGACGTTGCGGCCCACGGACAGGTCATTCACCGTCACGTGACGGATGATGCCCTGGGGGTCCGCGATGAACGTGGCGCGCAGGGCCACGCCCTCCTCCTTGTGGAGGATGCCCAGCGCGGCGCTCAGCTCGCGCTTCACGTCCGCCAGCATGGGGAACGGCAGGTTCTTCAGGTCCGGGTGGTGCGTGCGCCACGCGTGGTGCACGAACTCGCTGTCGGTGCTCAGGCCGAGCACTTGCGCGTCGCGGTCCTGGAAGTCCTTGTTGTGCTTGCCGAACTCCGCGATCTCCGTCGGGCAGATGAACGTGAAGTCCTTGGGCCACGCGAAGAGCACCGTCCACTTGCCCTTGTACGTGTCGTTCGAGATCTCCTTGAACTCCTTGCCCTTCTCCAGGCTCACGGTGGCCTTGACCTTGAACTCGGGAAGCTTGTCGCCAACGGTCAGCATTACGACTCCTTGAGTGGGGGCCGGCCAGGAGGGACGGCCCAGCAGGTGTGATTGCGCT
It contains:
- a CDS encoding Gldg family protein, yielding MSARKASSGLPVTWAYVVGLLLVFVGERIVGAGSARWGLSCVGAALALGAGAWRFARLRAAQGERRTLESWVLGLYGVGLLALVLYFFQSDVGASLLGEPLSRRAPRLAVVLAAIHPALSVCALVPLALVELAAAAMARAPVPETGRVRGALFSGLGLSFVLVFAFAAMYVATQADVTWDLSYFRTARPGESTRKLMRGLNEPLQVTMFFPPANDVGEAVRQYFRDLAPESPQLQLERLDQAVDPAKAKALGVFNNGSVVLARGERRELLTLGLELERARGQLQKLDQEVQRRLLAVARPRRVAYFTAGHGERADTRPVQGETPRPSVSQLKEVLRAQNVDVRPLSVVEGLGSEVPRDASVVAVMGAAKDFMPEELKALRDYWERGGRLWLALEPDGADFQPLLAALGLKSERTQLANDQVYFRTAQQVSDRGNLGTASFSSHPSVSSLSAMGGQAPVAMMGAGVLDVLSPLPAGLSLDVSVRAHGATFADTNGDFTPDPGEARRPWPLVVAVEKPASGTVKEAARAVVMADADALVDGVLTNRGNAYLAVDTLRWLTGEEALSGATSSEEDLPLQHTRDQDVAWFYVTVFLVPAAAMAVGFGVTRRRGRRAPRATEASAGGAR
- a CDS encoding GvpL/GvpF family gas vesicle protein codes for the protein MDPATEEDAAQGECPQYVYGILRASAPLDLGRIGLGAPPASVRTVHEAGMAALVSESPGPRIAPTRTHLLVHQRVTEAVLRDHTLLPVAFGTVLPSLSRVREVLRAAREPLSRALEMIHGRLELGLKVRCHREHLARQVEMEAPALARHPAEPEGAHAARLEAAVSERATRDMATVIADLRPLAASLREDPPLGEHMLLNASFLVDREELATFEARVRALATRTEAYAFRLTGPWPPYSFVQRRLDVD
- a CDS encoding response regulator, with amino-acid sequence MTLPTAPPKPLVLVVDDYEDAREMYAEYLEYSGFRVAEAKNGQEALDKAFELLPDVILMDLSLPIIDGWEATRRLKQDTRTQTIPVVALTGHAMTGQSDEARGAGCDAFVTKPCLPDALVDEVRRVLATRARVQVG
- a CDS encoding PAS domain-containing sensor histidine kinase — translated: MRATRLDLTPEATTRSTRSPERKAVAAPAPLPSVVPPDAPARLSLAERLLTCDGAQACAEASVEWLVHQAHLSPVACLSLDSPDGGPLCLAAHGLLPAQQDALVHALAHSAFALSVPMGPAATRGLAPGLQSLLPPSQGGGFFTVPLLARAGGHTVGLLVVTSPTEMLPPDVPWLASCLGPQLARQLLGGGGPPARLWEPDGLLRRIIDSVADPILLTDMEGQPHLANARAEMLLVVAPDSRPGRRRAVQLNQRVFAAALVAGAGADAVRRREVPLVDPVEGTDLHFELVSTPVRGPDGREAMVSVLRNVTDLGRATQALGESYRRLRATEREARSERHRLDRVLDSVADPIILTDPAGGTVMMNDPAEKLFALPPDAGEAAQRRVRANDAQFSAFLSGLLGGGTTLRCRGQLILVDPAAGATLPMEAVASKVLGDSGELTGVVTLFQDRTEALEKARLLERLKDVSTQLEARVQVATAELAEQNEKLRRQAIQLEQASAAKSQFLANMSHEFRTPLNAILGYTNMLLQGVSGDLSSSQKRNLTRIDSNGRHLLEVINEILDITRIEAGRMPLHLSDFGLPELLQEVTAEMDPIIARSHLTVGTHLGSGLLPVHSDRQKVKQIVLNLLSNALKFTHEGSVQVTAEYTAQVDAFAIAVVDTGIGIDPAYQEKIFEDFQQVDSSPTRAYGGTGLGLSICRRLATMLGGRVTLQSAPGHGSTFTLHFPRRARRT
- a CDS encoding DNA-3-methyladenine glycosylase 2 family protein; the encoded protein is MPRLAKSSSVPLLPDAWSPAARRALVKADPVMGALMKKVGPLRLELSPLHSPFEALARAIVYQQLHARAASTIFGRVCERVGHGKAFTPEKVLATPETALREAGLSANKLAALLDLARKTQDGTVPPLARVRRMSDADLVEHFTQVRGIGPWTVEMLLIFRLGRPDVLPVDDYGVRKGFMLAYQQDEMPKPKALLEFGERWRPWRTVASWYLWRATELPPDSFK